A single Harpia harpyja isolate bHarHar1 chromosome 6, bHarHar1 primary haplotype, whole genome shotgun sequence DNA region contains:
- the TES gene encoding testin gives MDLESKVKKMGLGHEQGFGAPCLKCKDKCEGFELHFWRKICRNCKCGQEEHDVLTSNEEDRKVGKLFEDTKYTTLIAKLKNDGVPMYKRNVMILTNPVPAKKNISINTVTFEWAPPVQNQTLARQYMQMLPKEKQPVAGSEGAQYRKKQLAKQLPAHDQDPSKCHELSPNEVKQMEQFVKKYKSEALGVGDVKLPGEVETRDTDKNNLNNGDRGTSAAVGAMEGKSPDQKASQYSCYRCKLNMKEGDPAVYAERAGYDKLWHPACFVCCTCSELLVDMIYFWKNGNLYCGRHYCDSEKPRCAGCDELIFSNEYTQAEGQNWHLKHFCCFDCDCVLAGEIYVMVNDKPVCKPCYVKNHAAICQGCHNAIDPEVQRVTYNNFNWHATQECFLCSCCSKCLIGQKFMPVEGMVFCSVECKKKMMS, from the exons aaaaatatgccGCAACTGCAAATGTGGCCAGGAAGAGCATGATGTCCTCACAAGCAATGAGGAAGATCGGAAAGTGGGGAAGCTCTTTGAAGACACAAAATATACGACCCTTATTGCAAAGCTGAAGAATGATGGCGTTCCCATGTATAAACGCAATGTAATGATACTGACTAATCCAGTGCCAGCCAAGAAGAATATATCCATCAATACTGTGACTTTTGAGTGGGCTCCTCCTGTTCAGAATCAGACACTT GCTAGACAGTATATGCAGATGCTACCAAAGGAGAAGCAGCCTGTTGCTGGCTCGGAAGGCGCACAGTACAGGAAGAAGCAGTTGGCTAAGCAGCTGCCTGCTCATGATCAGGATCCTTCAAAATGCCATGAGCTCTCCCCCAATGAAGTGAAGCAGatggaacagtttgtgaagaagTACAAAAGCGAGGCGCTTGGCGTAGGAGATGTCAAGCTCCCTGGTGAGGTGGAAACGAGAGATACTGACAAGAATAACTTGAACAATGGTGACAGAGGCACCTCAGCTGCTGTAGGAGCGATGGAGGGCAAGTCCCCAGATCAGAAGGCATCTCAGTAT TCCTGCTATCGCTGCAAACTGAACATGAAAGAAGGTGACCCAGCTGTCTACGCAGAACGTGCTGGGTATGACAAATTGTGGCACCCAGCTTGTTTTGTGTGTTGCACCTGCAGTGAACTTCTAGTAGACATGATCTATTTCTGGAAGAATGGTAACCTGTACTGTGGAAGACATTATTGTGATAGCGAAAAACCCCGCTGTGCTGGATGTGATGAG CTGATATTCAGCAATGAATATACTCAAGCGGAAGGTCAAAACTGGCATCTGAAACACTTCTGCTGTTTTGACTGTGATTGCGTTCTGGCTGGGGAAATCTATGTAATGGTGAATGACAAGCCAGTCTGCAAACCCTGCTATGTGAAGAACCACGCTGCG ATCTGCCAAGGCTGTCATAATGCTATAGATCCAGAAGTTCAGCGTGTGACATACAACAACTTCAACTGGCATGCTACGCAGGAATGCTTCTTGTGTTCCTGTTGCAGCAAGTGTCTAATTGGCCAGAAGTTCATGCCAGTGGAAGGGATGGTCTTTTGCTCAGTGGAATGTAAGAAAAAGATGATGTCTTAA